Proteins from a genomic interval of Chitinophagaceae bacterium:
- a CDS encoding DUF899 domain-containing protein: MQKELAIHQKIEVLEKEIMLKKEELSALRKQVPFQEVKDYLFINKNGDSVALSELFGDKDELIIIHNMGKSCAYCTLWADGLNGMTAYFEDRAGFVVVSSDSYKEMSEFAEKRKWTFEIASSKENTFKKDVGFFSGNHSYPGISVFKKEKSGRIMHTSRAFFGPGDNYCSLWDVFAMLNSEDLKWGPSYQLKTKK, from the coding sequence ATGCAAAAAGAGTTAGCTATTCATCAAAAAATCGAAGTACTTGAAAAAGAAATAATGCTGAAAAAGGAGGAGTTAAGTGCTTTGAGAAAGCAAGTTCCTTTTCAGGAAGTAAAAGATTATTTGTTTATAAATAAGAATGGAGACTCTGTCGCATTAAGTGAACTTTTTGGAGACAAGGATGAGCTCATTATTATTCACAATATGGGAAAGTCCTGTGCTTATTGCACTTTATGGGCCGATGGACTGAATGGAATGACTGCTTATTTTGAAGACAGAGCCGGTTTTGTAGTTGTCTCCTCAGATAGCTATAAAGAAATGAGTGAATTTGCCGAAAAGCGAAAGTGGACTTTTGAGATAGCTTCTTCTAAAGAAAATACATTTAAAAAGGACGTTGGTTTTTTTTCCGGAAATCACTCCTATCCCGGTATATCTGTTTTTAAAAAGGAAAAATCAGGACGAATTATGCATACATCAAGAGCATTTTTTGGACCCGGAGATAATTACTGCAGCTTATGGGATGTTTTTGCTATGCTAAATTCAGAGGATTTAAAATGGGGGCCTTCCTATCAATTGAAAACTAAAAAATAA
- a CDS encoding alanine dehydrogenase, producing the protein MFEEKPSDPQNQQKENIDVQEKPKLKSRNMQSLFIGIPRETAFQESRISLTPDAVKLLVNNGHRVLIESKAGEGAHFYDNEYMEAGGEIVFSKEKVYEAEVILKVAPPSEKDIEYLKMNQILITPIHLPTLKKECVLKLMQKKVTTLALEYVKDDSGFFPFVRSMSEIAGSSVMLIAAEILSGKPHGKGVLLGGISGVLPAKVVILGAGVVGEFAARTALGLGAEVRVFDNNIYKLMRMQNNIASRISTSTIVPEVLTEEIKNADVVVGAVHSEHGRSPMLVTEQMVSKMKAGSVIIDVSIDQGGCFETSDVTSHNNPTFKKYDVVHYCVPNIPSRVGRTASYALSNILGPNILMKASEYGGFEKMLQVDRHLRNGVYVYRGRLTNQHIGNLFDLNFTHLDLLFMSNM; encoded by the coding sequence ATGTTTGAAGAAAAACCCTCAGATCCTCAAAATCAACAAAAAGAAAATATTGATGTTCAGGAAAAGCCTAAACTGAAGAGCAGAAATATGCAAAGCCTGTTTATCGGGATTCCCAGAGAAACTGCTTTTCAGGAAAGTAGAATTTCTTTGACCCCCGATGCCGTAAAGTTATTGGTGAATAACGGGCACCGAGTGCTTATTGAATCAAAAGCCGGAGAAGGGGCACATTTCTATGACAATGAGTATATGGAAGCCGGGGGAGAAATAGTTTTCAGCAAAGAGAAGGTCTATGAGGCTGAAGTGATTTTAAAAGTTGCTCCGCCATCTGAGAAAGACATCGAGTATCTTAAGATGAATCAAATCCTGATTACCCCGATACACCTTCCTACTTTGAAAAAAGAGTGTGTGTTAAAGTTAATGCAAAAAAAAGTGACCACTTTGGCATTGGAATATGTGAAGGATGATTCCGGGTTTTTCCCTTTTGTACGTTCTATGAGTGAAATTGCGGGCAGTTCTGTAATGTTGATAGCAGCAGAAATTTTAAGTGGTAAGCCTCACGGTAAAGGAGTTTTGCTTGGTGGTATCTCCGGAGTTTTACCGGCAAAAGTAGTTATACTTGGAGCCGGAGTTGTAGGCGAGTTTGCTGCCAGAACTGCCTTGGGACTTGGGGCTGAAGTTCGGGTTTTTGATAATAATATCTACAAGCTCATGCGGATGCAAAATAATATTGCCAGCCGTATATCTACTTCAACCATAGTGCCTGAAGTGTTAACAGAAGAAATAAAAAATGCAGATGTAGTAGTGGGTGCTGTCCACTCTGAGCATGGCAGAAGCCCTATGCTGGTAACTGAGCAAATGGTTTCAAAAATGAAAGCCGGTTCTGTAATTATTGATGTAAGTATAGACCAGGGAGGTTGTTTTGAAACGTCAGATGTGACTTCACATAACAATCCAACCTTTAAAAAATATGATGTAGTTCACTATTGTGTTCCAAATATACCTTCCAGAGTTGGCCGGACAGCCAGCTATGCACTTAGTAATATTTTAGGCCCGAATATTTTGATGAAAGCAAGTGAATACGGTGGTTTTGAGAAAATGTTACAGGTTGACAGGCATTTGAGAAATGGAGTTTATGTTTACCGGGGACGATTGACGAATCAGCATATTGGTAATTTGTTTGACCTGAACTTTACACATCTTGATTTGCTATTCATGTCAAATATGTAG